One Gemmatimonadota bacterium genomic region harbors:
- a CDS encoding antitoxin: protein MRTTLDIADDVLQAAKERARRENKTAGEVVSELLRQALTVPTSGVVREPKPVYGLKPFARRGGIVTNELIDQLRNEPNGV, encoded by the coding sequence ATGCGCACCACCCTCGACATCGCCGACGACGTGCTTCAGGCCGCCAAGGAGCGGGCCCGCCGGGAGAACAAGACGGCGGGTGAGGTCGTCTCGGAGCTGTTGCGGCAGGCACTGACGGTGCCGACATCTGGCGTGGTTCGTGAACCCAAACCGGTGTATGGACTCAAGCCGTTTGCGCGCCGCGGTGGCATCGTCACGAACGAGTTGATCGACCAGCTGCGCAATGAGCCCAACGGTGTGTAG
- a CDS encoding serine hydrolase, whose product MRLLSSRRMLATTLAVLSTLAAAPGTAQSPPADSAIQRWITERVANGYATGIVVGVREGQRDRIVSAGGPQRDGRPVSGESFFEIGSITKVFTNILLADMVLKGEVALEDPVQKFLPAGVTMPSRNGKVITLLDLATASSGLPSVGNNMTPKDPRNPYADYSVQQMYDFLSAHTLRRDPGERYEYSNIGMGLLGHVLGLRAGKSYEALLRERVLAPLGMTETFIVMPADKAARFAVPHDADLEEASPWDIPTMAGAGALRSTTRDMLKFADAVTHRDRGPLGKAIAFSIEPRRPTTIPNMRIALGWHVREANGRSIVWHNGGTGGFRTFFGFDPATGAHSMVWSNTANSVDDLGLHLVDATVPLMPTPARANVAVPAETLRGYVGSYALAPGVLIAISEVGGKLYVQLTGQPRFRLWPESATNFYLRVVPAKVRFAADSTGAMTLTLDQGGQQQKATRR is encoded by the coding sequence ATGCGCCTTCTCTCCTCTCGCCGAATGCTCGCCACGACCCTGGCCGTCCTGTCGACGCTCGCGGCAGCCCCTGGGACGGCACAGTCGCCGCCGGCCGACAGCGCCATCCAGCGCTGGATCACCGAGCGAGTGGCGAACGGCTACGCCACCGGGATCGTGGTCGGGGTACGCGAGGGGCAGCGGGATCGCATCGTCTCCGCAGGGGGCCCCCAGCGCGACGGCCGCCCCGTCAGCGGCGAATCATTCTTCGAGATCGGCTCCATCACCAAGGTCTTCACCAACATCCTGTTGGCCGACATGGTGCTCAAGGGCGAGGTCGCGCTCGAGGACCCCGTGCAGAAGTTCCTGCCGGCCGGGGTGACGATGCCCAGCCGCAACGGCAAGGTGATCACCCTCCTCGACCTGGCCACGGCGAGCTCGGGGCTTCCGTCGGTCGGCAACAACATGACGCCGAAGGACCCCCGGAACCCGTATGCCGACTACAGCGTGCAACAGATGTACGACTTCCTGTCGGCCCACACGCTGCGGCGCGACCCGGGCGAGCGCTACGAGTACTCCAACATCGGGATGGGACTCCTTGGGCACGTGCTCGGCCTGCGCGCCGGCAAGTCCTATGAAGCGCTGCTGCGTGAGCGCGTGCTCGCGCCGTTAGGCATGACCGAGACCTTCATCGTCATGCCGGCCGACAAGGCCGCGCGCTTTGCCGTCCCGCACGACGCCGACCTGGAGGAAGCCTCCCCCTGGGACATTCCGACCATGGCCGGCGCGGGCGCGCTTCGCTCGACCACGCGCGACATGCTCAAGTTCGCCGACGCCGTCACGCATCGCGACCGCGGGCCGTTAGGCAAGGCGATCGCCTTCTCCATCGAACCACGCCGCCCAACGACGATCCCCAACATGCGCATCGCGCTCGGCTGGCACGTCCGCGAGGCCAACGGGCGTTCGATCGTCTGGCACAACGGCGGCACCGGCGGCTTTCGCACCTTCTTCGGCTTCGATCCGGCCACCGGCGCGCACTCCATGGTGTGGTCTAACACGGCCAACAGCGTGGACGACCTCGGCCTCCACCTGGTCGACGCGACGGTCCCGCTGATGCCCACGCCGGCCCGGGCCAACGTGGCCGTGCCCGCCGAGACACTGCGCGGATATGTGGGGTCGTACGCCCTCGCCCCTGGCGTCCTGATCGCCATCAGCGAGGTCGGAGGCAAGCTCTACGTCCAGCTCACCGGCCAGCCGCGATTCCGACTCTGGCCCGAATCGGCGACAAACTTCTACCTGCGGGTGGTGCCGGCGAAAGTGCGGTTTGCCGCCGACTCCACCGGTGCGATGACGCTCACGCTGGACCAGGGCGGACAGCAGCAGAAGGCCACCCGGCGCTAG
- a CDS encoding ATP-binding protein — MIGRDLHERTRARLAATPAVVLLGPRQVGKTTLAKALAAERGDRALYLDLEREADRRRLDTADTYLRAQAGKLVILDEVHRMPGLFETLRGIIDDRRAAGDKAGHFLLLGSASLELQHQAGESLAGRATYLELTPILNTELPPEGPATDLLWVRGGFPESLLAGDAAESLQWRLDFVRSYLERDVPMFAPRLPATMVGRLWGMLAHAHGTQLNKARLAASLEVSAPAVARYVDLLADLLLVRRLPPWSGHIGKRLVRAPKVYLRDSGVLHALLGLTTIDDVLSHPVAGASWEGFVLEQLIAAAGPHRIPMYFRTEKGAEADLVLEHGGTVDVVVEIKRSNAPVVSRGFRNACADLSPRTAYVVHGGEARWPMGDGVTAISLPELVQDLSTV; from the coding sequence ATGATTGGTCGCGACTTGCACGAGCGCACGAGGGCGCGACTCGCAGCCACCCCCGCCGTGGTCCTGCTCGGCCCCCGGCAGGTCGGAAAGACGACCCTGGCCAAGGCGCTCGCCGCCGAGCGTGGCGACCGTGCCCTGTACCTCGACCTGGAGCGCGAAGCGGACCGAAGACGCCTCGACACCGCGGACACGTACCTCCGCGCCCAAGCCGGAAAGCTCGTCATCCTCGATGAAGTCCACCGCATGCCCGGGTTGTTCGAGACCCTGCGGGGCATCATTGACGACCGGCGCGCGGCCGGCGACAAGGCGGGCCACTTTCTCCTCCTCGGATCGGCGTCACTCGAACTTCAACACCAGGCAGGCGAGTCGCTGGCTGGACGCGCGACGTACCTGGAGCTGACGCCGATCCTCAACACGGAACTGCCGCCGGAAGGACCGGCCACGGACCTCCTCTGGGTTCGCGGAGGATTTCCGGAGAGTTTGTTGGCGGGCGACGCTGCGGAGAGCCTTCAGTGGCGACTCGATTTCGTGCGCAGTTATCTCGAGCGTGATGTCCCGATGTTTGCCCCGCGCCTGCCGGCGACGATGGTGGGACGCTTGTGGGGAATGCTCGCCCATGCACACGGGACACAGCTCAACAAGGCGCGGCTCGCGGCCAGCCTCGAGGTATCCGCACCGGCCGTCGCGCGGTACGTCGACCTCCTGGCCGACCTGCTCCTGGTGCGTCGACTCCCACCATGGAGCGGCCACATCGGCAAGCGCCTCGTGCGCGCCCCCAAGGTGTACCTGCGCGACAGCGGCGTCCTCCATGCCCTGCTGGGCCTGACAACCATCGACGACGTCCTGTCGCACCCGGTGGCCGGAGCCAGCTGGGAAGGGTTTGTGCTGGAGCAACTGATCGCCGCCGCCGGACCCCATCGCATCCCGATGTACTTTCGGACGGAGAAGGGCGCGGAGGCGGACCTCGTCCTGGAACATGGCGGGACGGTGGACGTCGTGGTCGAGATCAAGCGATCGAATGCGCCCGTCGTGTCACGCGGCTTTCGGAACGCGTGTGCCGACCTTTCGCCCCGCACCGCGTACGTCGTTCATGGCGGGGAGGCCCGGTGGCCGATGGGTGATGGGGTGACGGCGATCTCGCTGCCAGAACTGGTGCAGGACCTCAGCACTGTCTGA
- a CDS encoding (2Fe-2S)-binding protein has translation MKTKLTVNGRTHEVDADPDTPLLWVLRDHIGLTGTKFGCGIARCGACTVHVDGRAVRSCRQELQAVATTAKITTIEALEQEARGKALQEAWIEHSVPQCGYCQSGFLMAATTLLARTPNPTDAEIDTAITNLCRCGTYPRMRAAIHAAARRLTASEAP, from the coding sequence ATGAAAACCAAGCTCACCGTCAACGGACGGACGCACGAGGTCGATGCGGATCCGGACACGCCCCTCCTCTGGGTATTGCGTGACCACATCGGGCTTACCGGCACCAAGTTCGGCTGCGGGATCGCCCGCTGCGGCGCCTGCACGGTCCATGTCGACGGCCGCGCAGTGCGCAGTTGTCGCCAGGAGCTGCAGGCGGTAGCGACCACGGCCAAGATCACGACGATCGAGGCGTTGGAGCAGGAGGCGCGGGGCAAGGCGCTGCAGGAGGCGTGGATCGAGCACTCCGTCCCGCAGTGCGGCTATTGCCAGAGCGGCTTCCTGATGGCGGCGACGACGCTGCTCGCTCGCACGCCGAACCCGACGGACGCCGAGATCGACACGGCCATCACGAATCTCTGCCGCTGCGGGACGTATCCGCGCATGCGTGCAGCGATCCACGCGGCAGCTCGCCGCCTCACTGCTTCGGAGGCGCCATGA
- a CDS encoding xanthine dehydrogenase family protein molybdopterin-binding subunit has protein sequence MDEAVAATNTTVPPEASSATPTPPSRRAFITTGGTALVLGFVVPRLARAEGLAAAATGVMTPDAAAAAGVQLNAFVSIDTMGKVTLVTHRAEMGQGAYSVVPQILAEELEVDIAAIAIAVADGDPQKYGSQMTGGSSTVRGGITQLLKTGATARDMLVRAAAARWNVAPDSCKARLGQVTHAASGRTLAYGALVEDAAKLVPNKDVPLKDRKDWTVIGKPIPRQDTPLKVNGSAKFGIDVRLPGMLYAVVERSPRFVGKVKRFDATKALAVPGVKHVVKTERDIFGKMREGVAVVATSTWAAMKGRRALIVEWDDTGIPEVSSASLTAAMKSSLAGAPLSAKTKGDVAAALGTTPAVDATYETPYQAHACMEPINCTAHVTDTSAEIWGPVQAPDWNRGHLAGALKLPMDKVKVNMTFLGGGFGRKAFTDFPLEAALVSRAVKAPVQVVWSREDDLSVGPFRPGAMYHLRGALKDGKISAIEATMAAQNLMEQEPGDTPKKPNDNVTEGLPETYLETIPNYRFGDIPLVAPVPVMWWRSVYSSTNGFAYESFLDEMARAAKMDPIAFRRQHFDSPRLHALADKLEAVSGWKQRKAGEGFGMSLTYCFSSWAAHVVKVSKARNAIRIEKVWTVIDCGVAVNPDVIRQQVEGSIVMALGAATTHEVAFAAGSATKKNFDTYPLPRLRDIPPIEVHIMDNGEAAGGVGEPGLPGLTPALTNAIYDLTGTRIRKLPFDLAKV, from the coding sequence ATGGACGAAGCCGTGGCCGCGACAAACACTACCGTGCCGCCTGAGGCCAGCAGCGCCACCCCGACGCCTCCGTCTCGCCGCGCCTTCATTACAACCGGCGGGACCGCCCTCGTCCTCGGCTTCGTCGTTCCACGCCTCGCCCGCGCGGAAGGACTCGCGGCAGCGGCCACCGGGGTCATGACGCCCGACGCGGCAGCTGCGGCCGGCGTGCAGCTCAATGCCTTCGTGTCCATCGATACGATGGGGAAGGTGACCCTCGTGACCCATCGCGCCGAGATGGGGCAGGGGGCGTATTCCGTCGTTCCGCAGATCCTCGCCGAGGAGCTGGAGGTCGATATTGCCGCGATTGCCATTGCGGTGGCCGACGGGGACCCGCAGAAGTACGGCAGCCAGATGACCGGCGGGAGTTCGACCGTGCGTGGCGGGATCACGCAGTTGCTCAAGACGGGCGCGACCGCGCGGGACATGCTCGTCCGGGCCGCTGCGGCGAGGTGGAACGTGGCCCCCGATAGCTGCAAGGCGCGGTTAGGCCAGGTGACGCATGCCGCCAGCGGTCGCACGCTGGCGTACGGGGCCCTCGTCGAGGACGCGGCGAAGCTGGTGCCCAACAAGGACGTGCCGCTCAAGGACCGGAAGGACTGGACGGTGATCGGGAAGCCGATCCCCCGGCAAGACACCCCGCTCAAGGTGAACGGCTCGGCCAAGTTCGGGATCGACGTGCGCCTTCCGGGGATGTTGTACGCCGTGGTGGAGCGCTCGCCGCGCTTTGTCGGCAAGGTGAAGCGCTTCGACGCGACGAAGGCGTTGGCGGTGCCAGGGGTCAAGCACGTGGTGAAGACCGAGCGCGACATCTTCGGCAAGATGCGCGAAGGGGTGGCCGTCGTGGCGACGAGCACCTGGGCCGCCATGAAGGGGCGCCGCGCGCTGATCGTGGAATGGGACGATACGGGGATCCCGGAGGTGAGCAGCGCGTCACTGACGGCGGCGATGAAGAGCTCGCTCGCGGGGGCGCCGTTGAGCGCCAAGACCAAGGGGGATGTCGCCGCAGCGTTAGGCACGACCCCGGCAGTGGACGCGACCTACGAGACGCCCTACCAGGCGCATGCCTGCATGGAGCCGATCAACTGCACGGCGCACGTGACCGACACGTCGGCGGAAATCTGGGGACCGGTGCAGGCGCCGGACTGGAACCGCGGGCACCTCGCCGGTGCGCTCAAGCTCCCGATGGACAAGGTGAAGGTGAACATGACCTTCCTCGGCGGCGGCTTTGGCCGGAAGGCGTTCACCGACTTTCCGCTGGAAGCAGCGCTCGTGTCGCGCGCCGTGAAGGCGCCGGTGCAGGTGGTGTGGAGCCGGGAGGACGACCTGAGCGTGGGTCCGTTCCGCCCAGGAGCGATGTACCACCTGCGTGGCGCCCTCAAGGACGGGAAGATTTCGGCCATCGAGGCAACCATGGCCGCGCAGAACCTGATGGAGCAGGAGCCGGGCGACACGCCGAAGAAACCGAACGACAACGTGACCGAGGGACTTCCCGAGACGTATCTCGAGACGATCCCGAACTACCGGTTTGGCGACATCCCGTTGGTCGCACCGGTGCCGGTGATGTGGTGGCGTTCGGTGTACTCGTCGACCAATGGGTTTGCGTACGAGAGCTTCCTCGACGAGATGGCGCGGGCCGCGAAGATGGACCCGATCGCGTTCCGCCGGCAGCACTTCGATTCGCCGCGCCTACATGCCCTGGCCGACAAGCTGGAGGCGGTGAGCGGGTGGAAGCAGCGCAAGGCCGGTGAGGGCTTCGGGATGTCGCTCACCTACTGCTTCAGTTCGTGGGCGGCCCACGTGGTGAAGGTGTCGAAGGCGAGGAACGCGATCCGCATCGAGAAGGTGTGGACGGTGATCGACTGCGGCGTGGCGGTGAACCCCGACGTGATCCGCCAACAGGTGGAGGGGAGCATCGTCATGGCGTTAGGCGCGGCGACGACGCACGAGGTCGCGTTTGCGGCCGGCAGTGCGACCAAGAAGAACTTCGACACATATCCGCTGCCGCGGTTGCGCGACATCCCGCCCATCGAGGTCCACATCATGGACAACGGAGAGGCGGCTGGTGGGGTGGGTGAGCCGGGACTTCCCGGTTTGACTCCCGCGCTCACCAACGCGATCTACGACCTCACGGGGACGCGGATCCGGAAGCTGCCGTTCGACCTGGCGAAGGTGTAG
- a CDS encoding PIN domain-containing protein, producing the protein MFVVDTNVLVYASDEHAPEHTRCRALIEQWRAGRGAWFLTWGICYEFLRVVTHPRVLRKPWESRAAAEFLRALTAAPSVSMLVPGDRHGEILSDLAATIPALTGNLWHDAETAVLMREHGIRRICTRDTDFHRFSFLEVVDPLVADP; encoded by the coding sequence GTGTTCGTCGTGGACACCAACGTGCTCGTGTACGCATCGGACGAGCACGCGCCGGAACACACGCGATGTCGCGCGCTGATCGAGCAATGGCGCGCGGGGCGCGGCGCGTGGTTTCTGACGTGGGGGATCTGCTACGAGTTCCTGCGGGTGGTCACGCACCCGCGCGTGCTCCGGAAGCCATGGGAGTCTCGCGCCGCGGCGGAGTTCCTGCGAGCGCTGACGGCCGCACCGAGCGTGTCCATGTTGGTGCCTGGTGACCGGCATGGCGAGATCCTGAGCGATCTGGCCGCCACGATCCCGGCGCTGACGGGCAATCTCTGGCACGATGCGGAGACCGCCGTGCTCATGCGCGAGCATGGTATCCGGCGCATTTGCACGCGCGACACGGATTTCCACCGGTTTTCCTTCCTTGAGGTTGTGGACCCCCTCGTGGCCGATCCCTAG
- a CDS encoding ribbon-helix-helix protein, CopG family, which yields MKTTLNIDDSVMVRLKREAARTGRTMSELVETALRDLLRSRPERTELPPLPTFNSGGALVDIADRDALYRAMEGR from the coding sequence ATGAAGACCACGCTTAACATCGACGACTCGGTGATGGTGCGCCTCAAGCGCGAAGCCGCGCGCACCGGGCGCACGATGTCGGAACTTGTCGAAACGGCGCTCCGCGACCTGCTCCGGTCTCGCCCCGAACGCACGGAACTGCCGCCGCTGCCGACGTTCAACAGCGGTGGCGCGCTGGTGGACATCGCAGATCGGGATGCGCTGTATCGTGCGATGGAAGGTCGATAG
- a CDS encoding pyridoxal-phosphate dependent enzyme — MNPLHIETPLVASRALSHAAGRPTWLKLEAVQPPGSYKLRGIGHACQAYARRGARRFISSSGGNAGIAVAYSGRQLGIPVLVIVPESTSDTAKGLILQEGAEVRVHGASWHEANVLAQSMVSASDAFIHPFDDPLLWQGHSTMVDEIVRAGVRPGVIILSVGGGGLLCGVIQGLHRHGWTDVPVVAVETVGADSLAQSVAAGERIKLARITSIATTLGALQVCEQAFSYTQQHPVTSLVVSDQAAVRACQRFITDHRIVTEPACGASLAVLYDRAPEMPRYESALVIVCGGAGVSVQQLQRWSDEL; from the coding sequence ATGAACCCGCTGCACATCGAAACCCCGCTGGTCGCGTCGCGCGCGTTAAGCCATGCTGCCGGCCGCCCCACCTGGCTCAAGCTGGAGGCCGTGCAGCCACCGGGCTCCTACAAGCTTCGCGGGATCGGCCACGCCTGCCAGGCGTACGCCCGACGCGGCGCGCGACGTTTCATCTCCTCCTCGGGTGGCAACGCCGGCATTGCTGTCGCCTACTCCGGGCGCCAGCTCGGCATTCCCGTGTTGGTCATCGTCCCGGAAAGCACCAGCGATACCGCGAAAGGGCTGATCCTGCAGGAAGGCGCCGAGGTGCGCGTGCATGGTGCGTCGTGGCACGAGGCGAACGTACTGGCGCAGTCGATGGTCTCCGCCTCCGATGCGTTCATTCATCCGTTCGACGACCCGCTCCTTTGGCAGGGCCACTCCACCATGGTGGACGAGATCGTGCGCGCCGGCGTGCGACCCGGGGTGATCATCTTGTCCGTTGGTGGCGGCGGCTTGCTCTGCGGTGTCATTCAGGGATTGCACCGGCATGGCTGGACCGACGTTCCCGTGGTTGCCGTCGAGACCGTCGGTGCCGACTCGCTCGCCCAGTCTGTTGCCGCCGGTGAACGCATCAAGCTGGCGCGCATCACCAGCATCGCGACCACGCTCGGCGCATTGCAGGTGTGCGAGCAGGCGTTCAGCTACACGCAGCAGCACCCGGTGACCAGCCTTGTGGTGTCGGACCAGGCCGCCGTGCGCGCGTGCCAGCGCTTCATCACAGACCACCGTATCGTCACCGAGCCAGCCTGTGGGGCGTCGCTGGCCGTGCTCTACGACCGGGCGCCGGAAATGCCGCGCTACGAGTCCGCGTTGGTGATCGTGTGCGGTGGCGCCGGGGTGAGTGTGCAGCAGCTGCAGCGGTGGTCCGACGAGCTGTAG
- the mmuM gene encoding homocysteine S-methyltransferase: protein MIVLDGGLATELDARGFNLADALWSARLLADAPEAIEAVHLDYFEAGADIAITASYQASYEGFAARGLSHDETNRLLQRSVALARAARDSFHARHPGSTRRLMVAASIGPYGATLHDGSEYRGDYTLDEGALADFHRPRLTTLLAAAPDLLACETIPSLKEARAIVRVLHEHPASRAWVTFTCRDGAHTSAGDPIVDCARQLDAEPQVVAIGINCVDPALVTSLVRTIATGTDKPIVVYPNSGEVWNAGAQCWEGTATRFTTYLDEWLDAGASWLGGCCRTTPADIRRVREVVDARAPASVPRA, encoded by the coding sequence GTGATTGTCCTGGACGGCGGGCTCGCGACCGAACTCGATGCCCGCGGCTTCAACCTCGCGGACGCCCTCTGGTCGGCCCGGCTCCTCGCCGACGCCCCAGAGGCGATCGAGGCGGTGCACCTCGACTACTTCGAGGCCGGCGCCGACATCGCCATCACGGCGAGCTACCAGGCGAGCTATGAGGGCTTCGCCGCGCGCGGCCTCTCACATGACGAGACCAATCGCCTTTTGCAGCGCTCGGTCGCCCTGGCACGCGCCGCGCGCGACAGTTTTCATGCGCGTCACCCGGGTTCCACGCGCCGGCTCATGGTCGCCGCCTCCATCGGCCCGTACGGCGCCACCCTCCACGATGGATCGGAGTACCGCGGCGACTACACGCTGGACGAAGGCGCCCTCGCCGACTTTCACCGCCCGCGCCTCACCACGCTGCTCGCTGCTGCACCGGACCTCCTCGCCTGCGAAACGATTCCTTCCCTGAAGGAAGCCCGCGCGATCGTGCGTGTCCTGCATGAGCACCCGGCCTCTCGGGCGTGGGTAACCTTCACCTGTCGCGACGGCGCGCACACCTCAGCCGGTGATCCGATCGTCGACTGCGCGCGCCAACTCGACGCCGAACCGCAGGTGGTGGCGATCGGGATCAACTGCGTGGACCCCGCGCTCGTGACCTCCCTCGTGCGCACCATCGCCACGGGTACGGACAAACCCATCGTCGTCTACCCCAACTCCGGTGAGGTGTGGAACGCCGGCGCCCAATGCTGGGAAGGTACAGCGACCCGCTTCACCACGTACCTCGACGAGTGGCTCGACGCCGGCGCGTCGTGGCTCGGCGGCTGCTGCCGTACCACCCCCGCCGACATCCGCCGGGTCCGCGAGGTCGTCGACGCTCGTGCTCCCGCATCGGTGCCACGAGCATGA
- a CDS encoding aminotransferase class V-fold PLP-dependent enzyme, translated as MEDLERHFAPFRANTVGNDLTFVTPYGEQRLVYADWTASGRLYRPIEDTLIGQFGPFVGNTHSESSVTGTAMTLAYHEAHARLKRHVNAGPDDLVITSGSGMTGVVNKLQRILGLKTPEGLRRYVDLPSSERPVVFVTHLEHHSNHTSWYETLADVVVVPPNADGVVSLDALEEQLHTYRDRPVKIGAFSACSNVTGVFTPYHEMAKRMRRAGGISVIDFAASAPYVPIDMHPADDPETALDVVLFSPHKFLGGPGASGVMVFSRALYHNTVPDEAGGGTVAWTNPWGQYAFVEDVEAREDAGTPGFLQAIKAALAVSLKDAMTTAAMLQREEAIVPYVMDRLGAIPGVHVLAPAVRHRLAMVSFWTEGLHYNLVVRLLNDRFGVQARGGCSCAGTYGHYLLHVDPARSRAITDRIDRGDLSEKPGWVRLSFHPSTTMADITHAMDAVEAVRRHGATWAADYEYSSRTNEYSHRLGDAVLKQRVSGWFAGALG; from the coding sequence ATGGAAGACCTCGAACGTCACTTCGCGCCGTTTCGCGCCAACACTGTCGGGAACGACCTGACGTTCGTGACCCCCTACGGTGAGCAGCGGCTCGTCTATGCCGACTGGACCGCCAGCGGCCGGCTCTATCGCCCCATCGAGGACACGCTCATCGGCCAGTTTGGCCCGTTTGTCGGCAACACCCACAGTGAGTCCTCGGTTACCGGTACGGCGATGACGCTCGCGTATCACGAGGCCCACGCGCGGCTCAAGCGCCACGTGAACGCGGGACCTGATGACCTGGTCATCACGAGCGGCTCGGGCATGACGGGCGTGGTCAACAAGCTGCAACGCATCCTTGGGCTCAAGACCCCCGAGGGCTTGCGTCGATACGTTGACCTGCCGTCGTCCGAGCGCCCGGTGGTGTTCGTCACGCACCTGGAACACCACTCCAACCACACCTCGTGGTACGAGACCCTAGCCGATGTGGTGGTCGTTCCACCGAACGCTGACGGCGTGGTCAGCCTCGACGCGCTCGAGGAGCAGCTGCACACGTATCGGGACCGTCCGGTCAAGATCGGCGCCTTCAGTGCCTGCTCCAACGTCACCGGCGTCTTCACACCCTACCACGAGATGGCGAAGCGGATGCGCCGAGCCGGGGGCATCTCGGTCATCGACTTTGCCGCCTCGGCGCCGTATGTGCCAATCGACATGCATCCCGCCGACGATCCGGAGACCGCGCTCGACGTGGTGCTCTTCTCGCCGCACAAGTTCCTTGGCGGACCAGGAGCGTCCGGGGTGATGGTCTTTAGTCGCGCGTTGTATCACAACACCGTGCCTGACGAGGCGGGGGGCGGTACCGTGGCGTGGACCAACCCGTGGGGACAGTACGCCTTCGTCGAGGACGTCGAGGCACGCGAGGATGCCGGCACACCGGGGTTCCTCCAGGCCATCAAGGCTGCACTGGCCGTCTCCCTCAAGGACGCGATGACCACCGCGGCGATGCTGCAGCGCGAGGAAGCAATCGTGCCGTACGTCATGGACCGCCTGGGTGCGATCCCCGGGGTCCATGTGCTCGCTCCCGCCGTGCGCCATCGGCTCGCCATGGTCTCCTTCTGGACGGAAGGATTGCATTACAACCTCGTCGTACGACTGCTCAACGATCGATTTGGCGTCCAGGCGAGGGGCGGCTGTTCCTGCGCGGGCACCTACGGACACTACCTGCTGCACGTGGATCCCGCGCGCTCCCGGGCCATCACCGACCGGATCGATCGCGGGGACCTGTCGGAGAAGCCGGGGTGGGTGCGACTGTCGTTTCACCCGAGTACGACCATGGCCGACATCACCCACGCGATGGACGCCGTCGAAGCGGTCAGGCGTCATGGGGCGACCTGGGCTGCGGACTACGAGTACTCGTCCCGCACCAACGAGTATTCGCATCGCCTCGGAGACGCCGTGCTCAAGCAGCGGGTGTCCGGCTGGTTTGCGGGCGCGTTGGGTTGA
- a CDS encoding MFS transporter, translated as MPSPLKLLLVASSLWYFSEGLLGPLFAVFSEQIGGDVLDITAAWATYLIVSGLAYPVVGKLLNRSRWKFRMIAVGYALNTIFTFAYLLVRDTTDLLFVQIGLGIAEAVSTPSWDAYFASQLSERDDTFAWGIASGHTQFVSGVAIAIGGLIANFVSFQALFVLMGCLNLVATVVQVRLSWWEERAAAGA; from the coding sequence ATGCCATCGCCCCTGAAGTTGCTGCTGGTCGCGTCCAGTCTCTGGTATTTCAGCGAAGGATTGCTCGGCCCCCTGTTCGCCGTCTTTTCCGAGCAGATCGGCGGGGATGTGCTCGACATCACGGCCGCGTGGGCCACCTACCTCATCGTCAGCGGCCTGGCCTATCCGGTGGTCGGCAAGTTGCTCAATCGGTCGCGCTGGAAGTTCCGGATGATCGCGGTCGGGTATGCGCTGAACACGATCTTCACCTTCGCCTATCTCCTCGTGCGCGACACGACGGACTTGTTGTTCGTGCAGATCGGGTTGGGGATCGCCGAGGCGGTGTCGACGCCGTCGTGGGACGCGTATTTCGCCTCGCAGCTTTCGGAGCGTGACGACACCTTCGCCTGGGGGATCGCGAGCGGGCACACGCAGTTCGTCTCCGGGGTCGCGATCGCGATCGGGGGGCTGATCGCGAACTTCGTGTCGTTCCAGGCCTTGTTTGTCCTGATGGGGTGCCTGAACCTCGTGGCCACAGTGGTGCAGGTCCGGCTCTCCTGGTGGGAGGAGCGGGCAGCGGCCGGGGCGTAG